One region of Juglans regia cultivar Chandler chromosome 4, Walnut 2.0, whole genome shotgun sequence genomic DNA includes:
- the LOC109009887 gene encoding uncharacterized protein LOC109009887 — MDEASGCASSHAWIWVIEALASFKEVDVSILLDLIKMAPELPDNLGKNMREMLALRCLEVLFGPSNGITKDGCSSLASNVGFDMSKSCEDVLEHIVQETSLSDLKMAGPELSKWDARPFIIYKRACMPKLALQQLKDSLLDGSHPYADSLKVRSGLPFTNAGEIVPVYNGKHSALTQRVNRSFFDTQHMGLKGNMMPRIAEGRKKLLENNSCNGILLDSKRKRDAPATENMDEDFHQNQNILDACDDPNINAKRQKQFASSTIQSREVSSVPLHGTERVEFPSERVMLVAGTESCGLAKDQMGSLEEVRVLRDNHDEHTASMKCGHIADDEFNHIQSEIPDVGTIMPSDISGDEPCQKISVDEVRDDREQCAELRTSSGPLLVKTRGNESQCNYEHQFQLKEQCSASLNGCKQKIIAHEAEEDMDHCCEVGISSDSEGSHNGDIDVIFEKNEFLSSRATNSYDPSTGWTFQGLCMKCNEGGQLLVCSTSNCPVMVHENCLGSSPNFDNNGKFYCPFCAYSLSISEYLGAKKKASLARKELTMFFRMGLDQKPEQLTETLHREKHNLSRQSGDEDLLVKSHENGYLEERVNGQTGHEREHANEVNNFHCRRSIDDKQQAEPSALYDNVNSALREEEPAEITRTINVLTEEKEGQEKIIQAVRVVEGDNQEAAEHDGHNSSRRSTYIIPVNESPVEEELQQDVFEQQIPDPPEEPVCALDTHADGDNLSGRNTDVIPGIQRQSKEQIQQEVLEQQFAEPTKEPVCALDAYAEETSEEENEKSIISNYFIRFRKKERLDTCPVSPRLRRKKVPWTAEEEAILKEGVENFSNTNDRNIPWKKILEFGGNVFLRIRTTVDLKDKWRNLCKVGPRVYSDLGAQALIQQPSTPNSKEGWKEVKNRRKGKRRRQSAIIN; from the exons ATGGATGAGGCATCTGGTTGCGCTTCAAGCCATGCATGGATTTGGGTCATTGAAGCTCTTGCAAGCTTCAAGGAAGTCGATGTTTCCATTTTGCTTG ATTTGATTAAAATGGCTCCAGAGTTACCTGATAATTTGGGGAAAAACATGAGGGAAATGCTGGCTTTGAGATGTTTGGAGGTTTTATTTGGTCCTAGTAATGGGATCACAAAAGATGGTTGTTCCTCCCTAGCTTCAAACGTTGGGTTTGATATGTCAAAAAGCTGTGAAGATGTTCTCGAGCACATAGTGCAGGAG ACTTCGTTATCAGATCTTAAAATGGCTGGACCAGAGCTGTCAAAATGGGATGCTCGTCCCTTTATAATCTATAAAAGAGCCTGTATGCCTAAACTTGCCTTACAACAG CTGAAAGATTCACTTCTTGATGGCAGTCATCCTTATGCTGATTCTCTGAAGGTAAGGAGTGGATTGCCATTTACAAATGCAGGTGAAATAGTACCTGTGTATAATGGTAAGCACAGTGCACTCACACAGAGAGTTAATAGGAGCTTTTTTGACACTCAACATATGGGACTGAAAGGGAACATGATGCCTAGAATTGCCGAGGGTAGGAAAAAGCTACTGGAAAACAATTCGTGTAATGGGATTTTACTAGACTCCAAGAGGAAAAGGGATGCACCGGCTACTGAAAATATGGATGAAGACTTCCATcaaaaccaaaatattttagatgCTTGTGATGATCCTAATATAAATGCCAAGAGGCAGAAGCAATTTGCTTCATCCACAATTCAGTCCAGAGAAGTGAGCTCAGTTCCTCTACATGGAACAGAGCGTGTAGAGTTTCCATCTGAAAGAGTTATGCTGGTTGCTGGAACAGAAAGTTGTGGCTTGGCTAAGGATCAGATGGGAAGCCTGGAAGAAGTCAGGGTTCTACGGGATAATCATGATGAGCATACTGCCTCCATGAAATGTGGGCATATTGCTGATGATGAATTCAACCATATTCAATCAGAGATTCCTGATGTCGGTACTATTATGCCTTCAGATATATCTGGAGATGAACCTTGTCAAAAGATTTCTGTTGATGAAGTCAGAGATGATAGGGAACAATGTGCTGAACTTAGAACTTCAAGTGGTCCTCTCTTGGTCAAGACTCGAGGAAATGAATCCCAATGTAACTATGAACACCAGTTTCAACTAAAGGAACAATGTTCTGCATCTCTCAATGGATGCAAGCAGAAGATCATTGCACATGAAGCTGAAGAGGATATGGACCATTGTTGTGAAGTAGGGATATCAAGTGATAGTGAGGGGTCTCACAATGGTGATATTGATGTCATCtttgagaaaaatgagtttttgagCTCTCGGGCAACAAACAGTTATGATCCATCAACTGGTTGGACATTCCAAGGTCTTTGTATGAAGTGTAATGAAGGTGGTCAGCTGTTGGTATGTAGCACAAGTAATTGCCCAGTGATGGTTCATGAGAACTGTTTGGGTTCCTCACCCAACTTTGACAACAACGGTAAATTTTACTGCCCCTTCTGTGCATATTCCCTTTCTATTTCAGAGTACCTTGGAGCTAAGAAAAAGGCCTCCTTGGCAAGGAAAGAATTAACTATGTTTTTTCGTATGGGTTTGGACCAAAAGCCAGAGCAACTTACTGAGACATTGCATAGAGAAAAGCATAATCTTTCAAGGCAAAGTGGAGATGAGGATCTTCTTGTCAAAAGTCATGAAAATGGGTACTTGGAAGAGAGAGTAAATGGTCAGACTGGTCATGAACGGGAACATGCAAATGAAGTCAATAATTTTCATTGCAGAAGAAGTATAGATGATAAGCAACAAGCAGAACCTTCTGCATTATATGATAATGTCAATTCAGCACTTAGGGAGGAAGAGCCAGCTGAAATTACCAGGACAATAAATGTATTAACTGAAGAGAAAGAAGGGcaagaaaaaattatccaaGCTGTAAGAGTGGTGGAAGGAGACAACCAAGAAGCAGCTGAGCATGATGGTCATAATTCATCCCGTAGAAGCACATATATCATTCCTGTCAATGAAAGTCCTGTGGAGGAAGAACTCCAGCAGGATGTTTTTGAGCAACAGATTCCTGACCCACCAGAGGAACCTGTTTGTGCACTTGATACCCATGCAGACGGTGATAATTTATCCGGTAGAAACACAGATGTTATTCCTGGAATTCAGAGACAATCAAAGGAACAAATCCAGCAGGAAGTTTTAGAGCAACAGTTTGCCGAGCCAACAAAGGAACCTGTTTGCGCACTTGATGCTTATGCAGAGGAAACTTCTGAAGAGGAAAATGAGAAGTCTatcatttctaattattttataagattccGAAAGAAAGAGAGGCTTGA TACTTGCCCAGTAAGTCCTCGGCTAAGGCGAAAGAAAGTTCCGTGGACAGCTGAGGAGGAAGCGATACTGAAG GAAGGAGTGGAGAACTTTTCAAACACCAATGACAGAAATATTCCATGGaagaagattttagaatttGGTGGCAATGTGTTTCTGCGCATTCGGACAACAGTAGACTTAAAGGATAAATGGAGGAACTTGTGCAAAGTGGGCCCAAG AGTATACTCGGATTTGGGTGCACAGGCTTTGATTCAACAGCCCAGCACGCCCAATTCCAAGGAAGGGTGGAAGGAAGTCAAGAATCGCAGAAAGGGAAAGAGGCGAAGACAGAGTGCAATaataaattag